Within the Chromobacterium paludis genome, the region AAAGCCGGCCAGAACGACTGCAAAAACGCCGCTCATGCCTGCGCCGGGCAAGCCAAGGTGGACAACGATCCGACCGACTTCAAGCTGGTGCCCGCCGGCACTTGCCAACAAATGGGCGGTCAAAACAAGCCCATGTAATGCGCCCGGCTGGCATTCGCCGCCATTTTGATTACCATACCGCAAGACGCTTGGCGGCATCCGCCGCCGGGCAAAGACCAAGGAGTCAGACATGAAGCAGAACAAAGCCCTGATCGCATCCGCCCTCGGCGCCGTCATCGCCATGGGCGCGCTGAGCGCCGCGCCGGCCTCCGCCGCCGCCAAAGAAAAGTGCTACGGCATCGCCCAAGCCGGCAAAAACGACTGCGCCTCGGCCAACGGCACCCACTCCTGCGCCGGCCAGGCCAAGGTGGACAAAGACCCGGGCGACTGGAAATACGTCGCCACCGGCTCCTGCCAGCAAATGGGCGGCAACCTCGCTCCGCACAAATAATCCCGCAGGCCTCGGCCCGCCTTGACGGCGGGCCGCTCACACTGGAACGCCAGCATGTCCCACACCAGCCTTCCCACTGTTTGCGGCATAGGCCTGCGCGCCCCGCACTACCGAGAGGCACTCGACACCTCGCCGCCGCTGGGCTGGGTGGAAGTCCATAGCGAGAATTTCTTCGACGGCGGCATGCCGCTGGCCATGCTGCGCCGCGTCGCCGAACATTGGCCGCTGTCCTTGCACGGCGTCGGCCTGGGCCTGGGGTCGGCCGAACCGCCCGATGCCGGCCACCTGGCCTCTTTGAAGCGGCTGGTGGACGAGATCCAGCCCGCCGCGGTATCGGAACACTTGTCGTTCAATCACTCTGCCACGCGCTACGTCAACGACCTGCTGCCCGTGCCCTATACCCGCGCCGCGCTGGACGCCATCGCCGGCCATGTCAGCCAAACCCAGGACACGCTTCGCCGGCCCATCCTGCTGGAAAATCTGTCCAGTTATGTCGAGTTTCCCGGCAATGAGATGAACGAGGGCGAATTTTTGGCCGAACTGGTCCGCCTGACCGGCTGCGGCATCCTGCTGGACGTCAACAACCTCTACGTCAACCGGATCAATCTGGGCACCGATACCGATGCCGTATTGTCCGCCCTGCCCGTGGACGCGATAGGCGAAATCCACCTCGCCGGCTACAGCGAGCGCGAGGGGCTGCTGGTGGATACCCACAGCCAGCCGGTGCATGAGGGTGTATGGCGCTTCTACCGCGAGGTGATAGACCGCATCGGCCCGCGCCCCACCCTGATCGAATGGGACCTGGACATCCCGCCGCTGGCCGCGCTGCGCAGCGAAGCCGCCAAGGCGCAGGCGATACTGGAGGGCCGCCATGAACTGGCATGATTGGCAGGCCGGCCTGCTGGAAGCCATCGCCGACCCTGCGCAGGCCTCCGCCGCCCACACCCTGGGCCTGAACCCGGCAGCTTTGGCGGTATACCGCAACAACTATCGCGTCGGGCTGATCGATACGTTGGCGCACAGCCACCCGGTATGCCGCGAGCTGGTGGGCGACGATTTCTTCACCGCGCTGGCGCGCGAATACGTCAAGACCCACGCCTCGCAAAGCGGCAACCTGCACCGCTACGGCGCCGATTTCTCCGACTTCATCGCCGGCTTCGCGCCTTGCGCCGAGCTGCCTTATCTAGCCGACGTGGCGCGGCTGGAGTGGGCGGTTCACCGCAGCTATTACGCGGAGGATGCGGCTCCGATGGCCGCCGCCGACCTCGCCGCCGTGCCGCAGGCGCAGTGGGGCGCCCTGGTTTTCACGCCGCTGCCGGACGTGGCGCTCTGCCCGGCGCGGCACCCCGCTGTCAGCATCTGGCGCGCCCATCGCGAGCGCGGGCCGCTGGACGGCCTGCTGCAACGCGCGCCGGAGCCGGCGCTGGTGTACCGGATGAACGGCGACGTGCAGGCCCGCGCGCTGAGCCAGGCGGAATACATCTTCCACTCCGCGCTGTTTAGCGGCCTGACATTGGCCGACGCGGCCGGACACGCGCTGACGCAAGACGCCGACTTCGATCTGCAAACCGCCCTGCTCGGCCTGTTCCAGCCGCCGCTGCTGGCCTCCTTCCACTTGTCAACGGATGCATAACGCCATGAATAAAGCGCTGAAACCAGCCTTTGGCGCCTACCGCCTGCTGATTCGCTATGCTAACTGGCTGCAGCCGCTGGTGCTGTTATTGCTGCGCGTTTGGATCGCCAATGTGTTCTTCAGCTCCGGCCTGACCAAAATTGCCGACTGGGACGTCACGCTGGCGCTGTTCACCGACGAATACCACGTGCCGCTGCTGCCGCCAGCCGTCGCCGCCGTCATGGCCGCCTGCGGCGAGCTGGGCTTGTCCGCCCTGCTGACGCTTGGGCTGGGCGGCCGCTTCGCCGCCGCCGGCCTGTTCATCCTGAACGCGGTGGCCGTGATCAGCTACCCGGGGCTGACCGACGCCACGCGCCAGTTCCATTACTTCTGGGGCGCGCAAATCCTGGTGCTGCTGGCCTTCGGCCCTGGCCTGCTGTCGCTGGACGCGGCCGTGCGCCGCTGGCTGCAGCGCCGCTGCCCGGGCGCCGCGGGCGAGGCCTGAACCCGAGGCGGCGGCAAGCCGCGCCAGACGTGGCATAATCAGCGCATCCACCCTGATGCCGAACGCACCCCATGAGCACACTGCACACGCTGGCCATCGCCGCCGCGCCCCTAGACGACAAGCTGATTGAAGACCTGCTGCGCCTGGCCCCCGCCGCGCGGCTGGACCGCTCCCGCGGCGATGTGACTCGCCTGGAGGGCGTGGATGCTGCCAGCCGCGACGAACTGCTGGCGTGCTGCCGCCGCCACGGCGGCGACGCGGCATGGGTGGAGAGCGGGCGCCGCTTCTCCGACTTCGGCCTGCTGGTATCCGACATGGATTCGACGCTGATCAGCATCGAGTGCATAGACGAAATCGCCGACCTCAAGGGCATCAAGCCGCAAGTGGCGGAGATCACCGAGCGCGCCATGCGCGGCGAACTGGACTTCGCCGCGGCGCTGCGCGAACGCGTGGCGCTGCTGCAAGGGCTGCCCGAGGCCGCGCTGCAGGAAGTTTACGAACACCGGCTGCGCCTGAATCCCGGCGCGCAACAACTGCTGGCCGCCTGCCGCGAGTCCGGCATCCATACCTTGCTGGTTTCCGGCGGCTTCACCTATTTCACCGACAGGCTGAAACAAGAACTGGGGCTGAACGAGGCCTACGCCAACCGGCTGGAGTCCGTGGACGGCGTCCTGACCGGCCGCGTGCAGGGCGACATCGTCGATGCCGAAGCCAAGAAACGGCTGTTGATCGAAACCCGCCAACGGCTGGGCCTGCAGCCCGAGCAGGTGCTGGCCGTCGGCGACGGCGCCAATGACCTGCCCATGCTGCGCGAGGCCGGCGTCGGCATCGCCTATCACGCCAAACCGCGCGTCAGCGCCGAGGCGGACCTGGCCATCGAGCACGGCGGCCTGGACCTCATCCCGCGGTTCTTCCTCTGATGAGCGCCGCGACGCCCCTCCTGGTGGACGGTCTGCCGGCATTGGACACCGTCAGCTTCGATGCCCGCCTGCCCTTCCTGGCCCAGCCGCTGCAAGGCGACTACCCGCCTCGCCAGCAGCGCGAAACCCGGCTGGCGCTGCGCGTGTTGGCGGCGCCGCCGCAAACGCCGGAAGACAGCAATCCGGTGCTGCTGCGGCTGGAGGCCAAGCTGGACCTGGCGCTGGAAGTCTCGCTGCTGGAAAGGCACCCCGATCGTCCCGCCGTCGAGCCCTGCCGGCTGGGCCTGAACGCCGTCGCCTGGCGCGACGGCCAGGCCTGGCAGCCCGGACAGCGGCTGCTCCTGCTGCTGCACCCCAATCCGGATTCCGCGCTCAGCCTATGCCTGTATGGCATTGTCGCCAGCAGCCAGCCGGCAGGGGGGGGCCAGCACTTGCTGACGGCCGACATTCACCAGTCCTTCGACGAGGACACGCACCTGCTATGGGAAAAATGGGTGTTCCGCCGCCATCGGCGGGCAATCCTGGAAAGATAAACCGGCTTAGCCGCCGGTCATGGACATGAAACGCACCAGTTTCTGCGGCTGCTCGCGGAACTCGTGCCGCTCCGGCTTCAACTCTATGGCCTCGCGGATGGCCGCTTCCAGGCCGGCATCGTCGATGCCCGCGCGCAACAGCGGCCGCAACTCCATCTTTTCTTCCTGGCCCAGGCACATGTACAAGGTGCCGTCCACCGACAGCCGCACCCGGTTGCAGGT harbors:
- a CDS encoding BufA1 family periplasmic bufferin-type metallophore, which codes for MNSHKTLLASALGAVIAIGALSSMPAAAADKDQCFGIAKAGQNDCKNAAHACAGQAKVDNDPTDFKLVPAGTCQQMGGQNKPM
- a CDS encoding BufA1 family periplasmic bufferin-type metallophore, whose product is MKQNKALIASALGAVIAMGALSAAPASAAAKEKCYGIAQAGKNDCASANGTHSCAGQAKVDKDPGDWKYVATGSCQQMGGNLAPHK
- the bufB gene encoding MNIO family bufferin maturase, whose translation is MSHTSLPTVCGIGLRAPHYREALDTSPPLGWVEVHSENFFDGGMPLAMLRRVAEHWPLSLHGVGLGLGSAEPPDAGHLASLKRLVDEIQPAAVSEHLSFNHSATRYVNDLLPVPYTRAALDAIAGHVSQTQDTLRRPILLENLSSYVEFPGNEMNEGEFLAELVRLTGCGILLDVNNLYVNRINLGTDTDAVLSALPVDAIGEIHLAGYSEREGLLVDTHSQPVHEGVWRFYREVIDRIGPRPTLIEWDLDIPPLAALRSEAAKAQAILEGRHELA
- a CDS encoding HvfC/BufC N-terminal domain-containing protein → MNWHDWQAGLLEAIADPAQASAAHTLGLNPAALAVYRNNYRVGLIDTLAHSHPVCRELVGDDFFTALAREYVKTHASQSGNLHRYGADFSDFIAGFAPCAELPYLADVARLEWAVHRSYYAEDAAPMAAADLAAVPQAQWGALVFTPLPDVALCPARHPAVSIWRAHRERGPLDGLLQRAPEPALVYRMNGDVQARALSQAEYIFHSALFSGLTLADAAGHALTQDADFDLQTALLGLFQPPLLASFHLSTDA
- a CDS encoding DoxX family protein, which codes for MNKALKPAFGAYRLLIRYANWLQPLVLLLLRVWIANVFFSSGLTKIADWDVTLALFTDEYHVPLLPPAVAAVMAACGELGLSALLTLGLGGRFAAAGLFILNAVAVISYPGLTDATRQFHYFWGAQILVLLAFGPGLLSLDAAVRRWLQRRCPGAAGEA
- the serB gene encoding phosphoserine phosphatase SerB; translated protein: MSTLHTLAIAAAPLDDKLIEDLLRLAPAARLDRSRGDVTRLEGVDAASRDELLACCRRHGGDAAWVESGRRFSDFGLLVSDMDSTLISIECIDEIADLKGIKPQVAEITERAMRGELDFAAALRERVALLQGLPEAALQEVYEHRLRLNPGAQQLLAACRESGIHTLLVSGGFTYFTDRLKQELGLNEAYANRLESVDGVLTGRVQGDIVDAEAKKRLLIETRQRLGLQPEQVLAVGDGANDLPMLREAGVGIAYHAKPRVSAEADLAIEHGGLDLIPRFFL